In Bacillus cereus ATCC 14579, a single window of DNA contains:
- a CDS encoding nuclear transport factor 2 family protein, translating into MNKYQKLLHETYVLTGEGKLDAFKTYLSKNVSWTEAAVFPYAGTYIGPDEVVKNVHERLGTEWDDYSAKDEIYAFNNNTVIVYGKYSGTYKATGKSFIADFCHLYKFDENDKVKKFIQIVDSATVNEVLS; encoded by the coding sequence ATGAATAAATATCAAAAGCTATTACATGAAACGTATGTGTTAACTGGCGAAGGGAAATTGGATGCGTTCAAAACGTATTTAAGTAAAAATGTATCTTGGACAGAAGCTGCTGTGTTTCCATATGCAGGTACTTATATAGGTCCAGATGAAGTAGTGAAAAACGTACATGAACGTCTTGGCACAGAATGGGATGACTATAGCGCTAAAGATGAAATCTATGCTTTTAATAACAATACTGTTATCGTGTATGGAAAATATAGTGGGACATATAAAGCTACAGGGAAATCGTTCATAGCAGATTTTTGTCACCTTTATAAGTTTGATGAGAACGATAAGGTTAAGAAGTTTATTCAAATTGTGGACAGTGCAACTGTTAATGAGGTATTAAGTTAG
- a CDS encoding DsbA family protein — METKQDNLIYVWDAYCGWCYGFSESIKGFYKNHTEVPLTVLCGGLFLDNLPMKNFSYIEEGNKRINQLTGAEFGPSYQKLVEEGTFKMNSKDAAIGFSALRSLAPDRLLEFTSAMQKAFYYEGQSLSDPETYRKIAIEHGLDPEQVLERLNAQETIIDVQNDFNKVRQLGVNSYPSLLLQKDNQIIPIGGGVMTPDKIEARFKNLY, encoded by the coding sequence ATGGAGACGAAACAAGATAATCTTATTTACGTATGGGATGCATATTGTGGATGGTGCTATGGTTTTTCAGAAAGTATTAAAGGATTTTACAAAAACCACACTGAAGTACCATTAACGGTTTTATGTGGAGGGTTATTTTTAGATAATTTACCAATGAAAAACTTTTCATATATAGAAGAAGGAAATAAAAGAATTAATCAACTTACAGGTGCTGAATTTGGTCCTTCCTATCAAAAATTGGTGGAGGAAGGGACTTTTAAAATGAATTCGAAAGATGCTGCAATTGGTTTTTCAGCTTTACGCTCATTAGCGCCAGACCGTTTATTAGAATTCACTTCGGCTATGCAAAAAGCGTTTTATTATGAGGGCCAAAGTCTGAGTGATCCTGAAACATATCGTAAAATTGCAATCGAGCATGGTTTGGACCCTGAACAAGTATTAGAACGTTTAAACGCTCAAGAAACAATAATAGATGTCCAAAATGATTTTAATAAAGTTCGACAGCTTGGTGTTAATAGCTATCCTTCCTTACTTTTACAAAAGGATAATCAAATTATTCCTATTGGTGGTGGCGTAATGACGCCGGATAAAATTGAAGCGCGTTTTAAAAATTTATATTAA
- a CDS encoding nuclear transport factor 2 family protein, translated as MKLEKSLIITIISVFILGVVSTLVYQASTGNNKGNSIKSENVASVSKEVKENEKNKKMVVDFYNEVFNKHNIDIIPKYVSEDYKQHNPFVADGRKAFMDFFKDDFVKNPNSSAEIKRVVAEGDTVALHVHSRTNSQDKGVAIVDIFRIKDGKIVEHWDVIQEIPSEAANDNTMF; from the coding sequence ATGAAATTAGAGAAAAGTTTAATCATAACAATTATTTCTGTATTTATTTTAGGAGTAGTTTCGACTTTGGTATATCAAGCTTCCACCGGTAATAACAAAGGAAACTCAATAAAGAGCGAGAATGTTGCTTCTGTATCAAAAGAAGTGAAAGAAAATGAAAAGAATAAAAAGATGGTAGTTGATTTCTATAATGAAGTTTTTAACAAACATAATATCGATATTATCCCTAAATATGTTAGCGAAGATTATAAGCAACATAATCCTTTTGTTGCTGATGGACGAAAAGCCTTCATGGATTTCTTTAAGGATGATTTTGTTAAAAATCCTAATTCCTCTGCAGAGATTAAACGTGTAGTAGCTGAAGGGGATACAGTTGCTCTTCATGTACATTCTCGTACTAATTCTCAAGATAAGGGAGTTGCTATAGTGGATATATTTCGTATCAAGGATGGAAAGATTGTTGAACACTGGGATGTAATTCAAGAGATTCCAAGTGAAGCAGCTAATGATAATACGATGTTTTAG